DNA sequence from the Treponema sp. OMZ 838 genome:
ATTATTGAAAACCTCTAAAAAGCGTAATGATATTTTTAGAGGTTACTTGTTCTTATGTCTATTCTTTCGAAGCTTCTTCTTTCGTTTATGCGTTGCTATTTTCTGTCGCTTCCGTTTTTTTCCGCAGGGCACGTGAACACACTCCTTATTTATAAAGATAGCAGATAATAGCCGAACAGCAGTAAAAAGTCAAGGCAGCCGTTTTTTCTTGTTTTTTTATACCAGAGTAGGGGAGGAACAGAGCCGCGACTCTCTCAGATGGAGGAAAAAAATAAAGATTGAATAGATTGAAATTACCATGGCATATCTTAAAATAATGAAGAAATGCACAAATAGTGCTGAATAAATATTGAAGAAATGCATAAAATCCGCATAATAAGGAGGTAAAAATAATTACCCCGATGACAATTACGGAAGCCGAAAATGAAAATTGAACATATTGCCATGTATGTCAATGATTTGGAAAAAGCAAAAGACTTTTTTGTTGACTATTTTGGCGGACATCCCAATACCGGATACCATAATAAAACGACCGATTTCCGCTCATATTTTATCACCTTTGATGAAGGTGCACGGCTGGAAATTATGAAAAAGCCGCATGTAGCTGATTGTGAGAAAACACTTGCGCGTACAGGCTATATCCATATTGCATTTTCCGTCGGAAGCAAAGATGCGGTTGATGCCTTAACTGAAAGGCTTAAAAACGCCGGATACGAAGTTGTAAGCGGGCCGCGGACAACCGGAGACGGATATTATGAAAGTTGTATTGTCGCATTTGAAGATAATCAAATTGAAATAACGGTGTAACCTGGTATATGCTAACGGCATTGAATATCAAGATTACGGTAGCATAATCCATGAGTATTTTATCATCAATCCTCAATCATCACTGTGTAAGACTATTAAAACAGCCTGATGTGTGTACCCGAAGCAACCGTTTGGCATCTTGACTTAAAATGCCT
Encoded proteins:
- a CDS encoding VOC family protein; its protein translation is MKIEHIAMYVNDLEKAKDFFVDYFGGHPNTGYHNKTTDFRSYFITFDEGARLEIMKKPHVADCEKTLARTGYIHIAFSVGSKDAVDALTERLKNAGYEVVSGPRTTGDGYYESCIVAFEDNQIEITV